In Bradysia coprophila strain Holo2 unplaced genomic scaffold, BU_Bcop_v1 contig_350, whole genome shotgun sequence, a genomic segment contains:
- the LOC119080084 gene encoding glycosylphosphatidylinositol anchor biosynthesis protein 11: MTERLASPSSLWSIHSAISITTLTLCTLYLFAFDGLTEVGNLWKSPTIPLLIASELLKWFVNVKWLKLVGRPKHIPVAAYQRHEAQLVNRIKYAVNIIITLAVFFFVYAFACIIFGAAIIEHLPGTISLSLVLVTLTVLPFVLYLGSRATWELLFCDEFQLTSKSQTAYLEYIQNNATACLFGAWISSIVVPLDWDRDWQTYPIPNVCGAMMGMAVSNGYWLLMGVGSRFTRIEKLLNRQKSN, encoded by the coding sequence ATGACCGAACGCTTGGCCAGTCCATCAAGCTTGTGGTCAATACATTCTGCCATATCAATCACAACTTTGACACTGTGCACTTTGTATTTGTTCGCCTTCGATGGTTTAACTGAAGTTGGCAATTTGTGGAAGTCTCCAACCATCCCATTACTCATTGCATCCGAGCTGCTCAAATGGTTCGTCAATGTAAAATGGCTCAAACTTGTGGGTCGACCGAAACACATTCCGGTTGCTGCTTATCAGCGACATGAAGCGCAGCTAGTCAATCGCATCAAATACGCTGTCAACATCATCATTACATTAGCGGTGTTCTTCTTCGTTTATGCATTCGCTTGCATTATCTTCGGAGCCGCAATCATCGAACATTTACCCGGTACAATAAGCTTGTCGCTCGTCTTAGTTACATTGACTGTGCTACCATTTGTACTATATTTGGGTAGCCGAGCAACGTGGGAACTGTTATTTTGTGATGAATTTCAGTTGACTTCCAAGTCACAGACAGCTTATTTGGAATATATCCAAAATAATGCCACGGCGTGTCTGTTCGGCGCATGGATTAGTTCGATTGTAGTGCCACTGGATTGGGACAGAGATTGGCAAACGTATCCGATTCCGAATGTGTGCGGTGCTATGATGGGAATGGCAGTGTCGAATGGTTACTGGCTGTTGATGGGAGTCGGTAGTAGGTTCACAAGAATTGAGAAATTATTGAATCGCcaaaaatcgaattaa
- the LOC119080094 gene encoding uncharacterized protein LOC119080094 — MLCCVPNCNNKSSQASCFKFPTNKSLQEEWLRNLPIKLNRRQTGVCILHFEDRFLKRSNDNPLKGRLVSGAVPTIFLKDEAEDKTDDVQPDIISQHVVIEVDSNAIPNFDALKADLVSSVRLDDWKVAYSETNLIIYKLMVESTGNLRVETSISIDSGLVLKIFHLDKALGLKFSPHTVHRAVKLKRWSQLQKLIDKFNSPHELKVHSERVRYE, encoded by the exons ATGCTGTGCTGTGTGCCAAATTGTAACAATAAATCAAGTCAAGCGAGTTGCTTTAAATTTCCAACAAATAAATCGTTGCAAGAGGAATGGCTGCGAAATCTCCCAATAAAACTCAACCGAAGACAGACGGGCGTATGCATTCTACATTTTGAAGACAGATTCCTGAAACG CTCCAACGACAATCCACTCAAAGGACGTTTGGTGAGTGGCGCCGTGCcgacaatatttttgaaagatgAGGCTGAAGACAAAACAGATGATGTTCAACCGGACATTATTTCCCAGCATGTTGTTATCGAAGTGGATTCGAATGCAATACCAAATTTCGATGCCTTAAAGGCGGACTTAGTGTCATCGGTGCGATTGGACGATTGGAAAGTGGCTTATTCGGAGACGAATTTGATCATTTACAAGCTTATGGTAGAATCGACTGGAAATCTGCGCGTCGAAACGTCCATTAGCATCGACAGTGGTTTGGtgctgaaaatatttcatcttGACAAGGCATTGGGTTTGAAATTCTCCCCGCATACCGTTCACCGAGCTGTGAAGCTGAAACGATGGTCACAGTTGCAGAAACTGATCGATAAATTTAACAGTCCACATGAGCTAAAAGTTCATTCGGAGAGGGTGCGCTACGAATGA
- the LOC119079986 gene encoding trafficking protein particle complex subunit 8, translating to MIHLTGQQFSSKEIIQQIFSPMVGVVCSPQAEEICQKNNLTFVELLQPFSKLSTDANFRDPNGGASSIKGIRLNVCDVGWRPPQTVLAKKMLTEAVSSFNCDKTKNICINETTKLDIPSTQPWYEQWRETFLSVQFPADHEFTRHFLSCLIVLSSSDPNPLESANNLTRKVQMMQNVTPQKLPKWLSFGTEILNSYVMLHDGCQGDITKAQQAFETLKLTFGENKCFLLQINSYQGTTPGDCTDPWMKFLRKHPKSDNSSDQSSAPKTPQDITSVTSMPSCVLMSSLDSPQSNEEVVDHPLSPVQEHATEAIHSNFSSSCDSLTSQVMNPNVWANETDTELPHGMWLTASDVDNLKHFIQDYTIRSLIPYVEKMVAVLNDAVMNKKGVSRSLLSATKRWFTNKPGANTMQNAVVYTNDSIELQTRKLGDLYFMFGNYNLAFQAYHQAKRDFNADSAWQYYAGALEMAAMAAFMLGTANRKTYDYMEEAIVTYLNICKLPQFATRSTLISIECLKSAKLFGEAAKQLIRMTSEDSDLRSALLLEEASYSYLMSQPPLYRKYAFHIVLAGHRYSKCGQRKHAFRCYKQAYQVFEHRGWSLAEDHIQYTIGKQAVTLKKLDEASSSLAHLLRPSSLQSCNQQAAFLREYIATQKTLLNQSDGELLLDISLPKIVHNLTRVLVTSHPPITKPNLVAATNIQINSNLEDEWKWQKLEEIVVQVASNKPVMLFKPTRSLFTSALPTLENPICIHGEPIEVSFTLENTIRPSITFEDINLLWTFTKENGEVNTNVVNGKLTGHNIMTSSYIKTIQLNEYEKKTITLNLIPHFTGTLKVTGIVGKISATNEHTSLNGKLDFEPILIRPDGPSANEKPPQYDKKLEISVLPPISALHVSFSNVPEEVIAGEIIPITVHLTNSGRDPLGSLFAATESPRWLLGELDGQELPLSVLRDFTDLTNEALSRDKEFRKQHSFCLLKSSDNGIGLNPQETKTTTVWLQAPMKKGRTDIKLLIYYAMPNGYPKIKYRLVRHMWQLNVNESLCMGASCSIGNMATGELGVDVNIKNLNQVHHPLMTEIMLNDISLFSPTYQINSKKVIYMQSPGISRVFDENAGLRSTERIDLRFSLNEYQNKVTSDPTEYIKDRLSQLTIVPSNDVDLAIPNLAKIGSFLMKSETKFIGVLGQAGNNEEFNNIVSNVDRHLCVILTWRAIVHDNSSLQRLAYGQHFVQLRNLYETVYCPHKEKMPQTTFASQEELYGIFEFKNQIQANQYSDDLDDDWECNDVSVTGKCFLEVDDRIKIEANLVETTS from the exons atgatccACCTAACCGGCCAACAATTCTCATCCAAAGagataattcaacaaattttctcgCCCATGGTCGGTGTGGTGTGCAGCCCACAAGCGGAAGAGATATGccagaaaaacaatttaacctTTGTGGAACTCTTGCAACCATTCAGCAAATTATCAACGGATG CAAACTTTAGAGATCCAAATGGTGGTGCGTCGTCCATCAAGGGGATTCGACTGAATGTATGCGATGTTGGCTGGAGACCTCCGCAAACTGTCCTAGCGAAAAAAATGCTCACCGAAGCGGTCTCTTCCTTCAATTGcgacaaaacgaaaaacatcTGCATCAATG AAACCACCAAACTTGACATTCCATCGACTCAGCCGTGGTACGAACAATGGCGAGAAACGTTTCTATCGGTCCAATTTCCAGCCGATCATGAGTTTACGCGTCATTTTCTGAGCTGCCTGATTGTGTTGTCCAGTTCGGATCCGAATCCGTTGGAGAGTGCTAACAATTTAACGCGAAAAGTGCAAATGATGCAGAATGTAACGCCACAGAAATTACCGAAGTGGCTGAGTTTCGGAACCGAAATTTTGAACAGTTACGTCATGTTGCATGACGGATGTCAGGGAGATATAACGAA GGCTCAACAAGCTTTCGAGACGTTAAAACTAACCTTTGgcgaaaataaatgttttctgcTGCAAATCAATTCCTATCAAGGAACTACACCCGGTGATTGCACGGATCcttggatgaaatttttgagaaaacatcCTAAATCG GACAACTCAAGTGACCAAAGCAGTGCTCCCAAAACACCACAAGATATCACCAGCGTAACGTCAATGCCATCCTGCGTGTTAATGAGCTCGTTGGATAGTCCGCAATCCAATGAAGAAGTGGTGGATCATCCTTTGAGTCCTGTTCAGGAGCACGCAACAGAAGCTATA CATTCGAATTTTTCGAGCAGCTGTGACAGCCTTACTTCTCAAGTCATGAATCCGAATGTATGGGCTAACGAAACCGACACCGAACTGCCTCATGGAATGTGGCTCACCGCATCGGACGTTGATAATTTGAAGCATTTCATCCAAGACTACACCATTCGATCGTTAATTCCTTATGTTGAAAAGATGGTGGCCGTTTTGAACGATGCA GTGATGAACAAAAAAGGTGTCAGTCGATCGTTACTTAGTGCCACGAAACGATGGTTTACCAATAAGCCGGGTGCGAATACCATGCAGAATGCCGTCGTTTACACTAACGATTCGATTGAGCTACAGACTCGAAAGCTTGGCGATTTGTATTTTATGTTCGGCAATTACAATTTGGCTTTTCAG GCTTACCATCAGGCGAAAAGAGATTTCAATGCGGATTCAGCATGGCAATACTATGCTGGTGCTCTGGAAATGGCAGCCATGGCAGCGTTTATGTTAGGAACAGCTAATCGTAAAACGTACGATTACATGGAAGAGGCTATTGTCACCTACTTGAACATTTGCAA ATTGCCTCAATTCGCCACCCGTAGTACTCTAATCAGCATCGAGTGCTTGAAAAGTGCAAAACTTTTCGGTGAAGCCGCAAAGCAATTGATTCGTATGACCAGTGAAGACTCCGATTTGAGATCGGCTTTGCTACTCGAAGAAGCGTCTTATTCCTATCTAATGTCACAACCGCCACTCTATCGAAAGTATGCATTCCACATTGTATTAGCCGGACATCGTTATTCGAAATGCGGTCAACGAAAGCACGCATTTCGGTGCTACAAACAGGCCTATCAAGTGTTCGAACATCGTGGCTGGAGCTTAGCAGAAGATCACATTCAATATACAATAGGCAAACAGGCGGTAACACTGAAGAAACTTGACGAGGCTAGCAGCTCGTTGGCACACTTACTGCGGCCGTCAAGTTTACAGAGTTGCAATCAACAAGCCGCCTTTCTGAGAGAGTATATCGCAACGCAGAAGACACTACTGAATCAATCGGATGGAGAATTGCTTTTGGATATTTCGCTTCCGAAAATTGTCCACAATTTGACTAGAGTGCTTGTTACATCACATCCGCCGATTACGAAACCAAATTTAGTGGCAGCCACAAATATTCAGATAAAT tcTAATTTGGAGGACGAATGGAAGTGGCAAAAACTCGAGGAAATTGTTGTTCAGGTGGCATCGAATAAGCCAGTTATGCTTTTCAAACCGACTAGATCCTTATTCACATCGGCTCTTCCAACGTTAGAAAATCCAATTTGCATTCATGGAG AGCCAATCGAAGTTAGTTTTACGCTAGAAAATACCATTAGGCCATCGATTACATTTGAGGACATAAATCTGCTGTGGACGTTTACCAAGGAAAATGGTGAGGTCAATACGAATGTGGTGAATGGCAAGTTAACGGGTCATAATATCATGACGTCGTCGTACATCAAAACGATTCAACTGAATGAATATGAGAAGAAAACGATTACGCTGAACTTGATTCCACACTTTACGGGTACATTGAAAGTAACTGGCATCGTTGGAAAGATATCG GCTACCAACGAACACACAAGTCTGAACGGTAAACTCGACTTCGAACCAATACTCATCCGACCCGATGGCCCATCCGCTAACGAGAAACCGCCACAATACGACAAAAAACTGGAAATATCGGTCTTGCCGCCGATATCAGCACTACACGTCAGCTTCTCAAACGTTCCGGAAGAAGTAATTGCTGGTGAAATCATTCCGATAACTGTGCATTTAACGAATTCGGGTAGAGACCCGTTGGGCAGTTTATTTGCGGCGACCGAGTCTCCCCGATGGTTGCTGGGAGAATTGGACGGTCAAGAGTTGCCGCTGTCTGTGCTGAGAGATTTCACCGATTTGACCAACGAAGCGTTGAGTCGTGACAAAGAATTTCGCAAGCAACACTCATTTTGTCTGTTAAAATCGTCGGACAATGGCATCGGATTGAATCCGCAGGAGACGAAAACGACAACCGTTTGGTTGCAGGCGCCGATGAAAAAGGGTCGAACTGACATTAAACTATTAATTTACTACGCAATGCCGAATGGTTATCCGAAAATCAA ATATCGGTTGGTGCGACATATGTGGCAACTTAATGTTAACGAATCACTGTGCATGGGGGCTAGCTGTAGCATCGGAAATATGGCGACCGGAGAGTTAGGCGTCGAtgtaaatatcaaaaatttaaatcaagttCATCATCCATTAATGACGGAAATTATGCTGAACGATATATCGCTCTTCAGTCCTACATATCAGATAAATTCAAAGAAAGTCATCT ACATGCAAAGTCCCGGTATTAGTCGAGTGTTCGATGAAAATGCAGGCCTACGATCAACCGAAAGAATCGACTTGAGATTTTCACTCAACGAGTATCAGAATAAGGTCACATCCGATCCGACCGAGTACATCAAAGATCGTCTATCCCAATTGACCATAGTTCCCAGCAACGATGTTGACTTAGCTATACCAAATCTGGCGAAAATCGGTAGCTTCCTGATGAAAAGTGAGACGAAATTCATCGGAGTACTGGGCCAGGCCGGTAACAATGAGGAGTTCAACAACATTGTATCGAATGTGGATCGACATTTGTGTGTTATACTTACATGGCGAGCGATCGTTCATGATAACAGCTCGTTGCAGCGGTTAGCCTACGGTCAACATTTTGTGCAATTACGGAATTTGTATGAGAC TGTGTACTGTCCGCATAAAGAGAAGATGCCACAAACGACGTTTGCTAGTCAAGAAGAATTGTACGGCATTTTCGagtttaaaaatcaaatccaAGCGAATCAGTATTCTGACGATTTGGACGACGATTGGGAGTGCAATGACGTGTCCGTGACCGGTAAATGTTTTTTGGAAGTGGACGATcgaatcaaaattgaagcaaaTTTGGTGGAGACGACATcgtaa
- the LOC119080072 gene encoding mitochondrial carrier homolog 2, which produces MDLRNQHDEAFEVNEWIKFGMRIAVTSTLHPFEYAKALMQLGYEPIAPRPGKSLFGTPVLVLPNVFQYVKYIKRVDGLVGCYRGLAPKVVGTLVSSIGSEKIAIKLGFDRIPDDNKDESELTEEESEKRFLRCLKRDLVLSVTAVTLAHPFQVISVRMMAQFIGNETTYSTIWSSIKEIWNTEGIFGFFSGYTPKLLCEVSCLVIASSATYMIKKHFVRDREGHEYVGTFTNFVVATIFYPLHVVSTCMKVAGSRLKAGQTPHMPQYTNWSQCFRELKSAGEHKRGSSLFFRYYRTQPIFRGEIPFPKAQ; this is translated from the exons atggatTTGAGAAATCAACATGATGAAGCTTTTGAAGTGAACGAATGGATAAAGTTCGGAATGAGAATTGCG GTCACTTCGACTCTACATCCCTTTGAATACGCAAAGGCTTTGATGCAG CTCGGATATGAACCCATTGCACCTCGACCTGGCAAGTCATTATTCGGTACACCGGTTCTTGTTTTGCCTAATGTTTTCCAGTATG TAAAATACATTAAGCGAGTCGATGGCTTAGTCGGTTGTTATCGAGGCCTGGCACCGAAGGTCGTCGGAACATTAGTCTCATCCATTGGCAGTGAGAAAATTGCTATAAAATTAGGATTTGACAGAATACCGGACGATAACAAAGATGAAAGTGAATTAACCGAAGAGGAATC AGAGAAACGATTTTTGCGCTGCTTGAAACGGGATCTGGTCCTGTCAGTGACGGCTGTTACTTTAGCACATCCATTTCAAGTCATCTCCGTACGAATGATGGCCCAATTTATTGGCAACGAAACGACATACAG TACAATTTGGTCGTCGATAAAGGAAATTTGGAATACCGAAGGTATCTTTGGATTCTTTTCCGGTTACACGCCTAAGCTTCTATGTGAGGTTTCCTGTTTGGTAATCGCTAGCTCAGCGACGTACATGATCAAAAAGCACTTTGTACGCGACCGTGAAGGACACGAATATGTAGGAACTTTTACGAATTTCGTGGTAGCGACTATTTTCTATCCGCTGCATGTCGTTTCCACCTGTATGAAGGTTGCTGGTTCGCG ATTGAAAGCCGGCCAGACACCACATATGCCACAATACACAAACTGGTCGCAATGTTTTCGTGAACTGAAATCTGCCGGTGAACATAAACGAGGAAGTTCTTTGTTTTTCAG GTACTATCGCACCCAGCCGATTTTCCGCGGTGAAATACCATTTCCCAAGGCACAGTAA
- the LOC119080041 gene encoding multiple inositol polyphosphate phosphatase 1-like has translation MCSKIIFLCFVLHLARGSISKHFRNEGDVYCYHNTSEPRPQHSQFTTKTTYALVKGDLPDTESCDPVKIWLLIRHGPAYPSTSTIGVDIDALDELRESIMKNTLSSLCTADKEFLETWTLNENIAQNPENLTEQGRSQMITLAEDYKKAFAPLFDSPDKVKFRHTTELRNNESFLAFATALFNEVDLEKEGDSDNNLLFKFYEECADWKEKNDKIYESESVLSQFEKSDKFKGTIDEILARLGESPSEDKWKLVKNVWDMCRIDKALDVENFSPWCIAFTQDHVNVLEYHEDIELYYKTGHGDKLNPPLACKTVVDLIDHLESESTGDSTNAIVSFADATTVQLFMTALGTHKDTENPSNVSVVENRKWKSSQMSPFASNVAVVKYDCSGDAKVKIFLNQRLLTPDWDGCTGGVCEFNKFIEHYKSYTSANCTKYFCGGSEASGTAKLVNGAGVLAVTVTLILIYLR, from the exons ATGTGttccaaaatcatttttttgtgctttgTGCTACACTTAGCTAGAGGATCCATTTCAAAGCACTTTAGAAATGAAGGGGACGTGTATTGCTACCATAACACATCAGAGCCAAGGCCTCAACATAGCCAATTCACCACTAAAACTACATACGCGTTGGTTAAGGGAGATCTACCAGATACTGAAA gCTGCGATCCAGTGAAAATATGGTTGTTGATCAGACACGGACCGGCGTATCCGTCGACTTCAACTATAGGTGTGGATATAGATGCGCTTGACGAA CTACGTGAGTCAATTATGAAGAACACACTCTCATCACTATGTACCGCTGACAAAGAATTTCTTGAAACATGGACGTTGAACGAGAACATTGCTCAAAATCcagaaaatttgacggaaCAG GGTCGGAGTCAAATGATAACACTAGCTGAAGACTACAAAAAAGCTTTCGCACCTCTGTTCGATTCACCGGATAAAGTTAAATTTCGGCACACGACGGAGCTGAGAAATAACGAAAGTTTTCTTGCTTTCGCAACTGCTTTGTTCAACGAAGTCGATCTTGAAAAGGAAGGCGATTCAGACAACAATTTGTTGTTTAAG TTTTATGAAGAGTGTGCTGACTGGAAAGAAAAGAACGACAAAATATATGAATCAGAATCGGTTTTGTCGCAATTCGAAAAATCTGACAAATTCAAAGGGACAATAGACGAAATTTTAGCTAGACTAGGAGAGTCACCGTCGGAGGACAAGTGGAAACTAGTAAAAAATGTCTGGGACATGTGCCGCATTGACAAAGCATTGGACGTTGAAAATTTTAGTCCCTGGTGTATT GCATTTACACAAGATCATGTTAATGTATTGGAGTACCATGAGGATATCGAATTATATTATAAGACTGGTCACGGAGATAAACTCAATCCACCATTGGCATGTAAGACCGTTGTCGATCTAATCGATCATTTAGAAAGTGAGAGTACTGGTGATTCAACCAATGCGATTGTGTCGTTCGCTGATGCAACTACCGTTCagttatttatgacagctTTAGGAACTCATAAAGATACAGAAAACCCATCCAATGTCAGTGTGGTAGAGAATCGAAAGTGGAAGTCTAGCCAAATGTCTCCGTTTGCATCCAATGTAGCTGTGGTTAAATACGATTGTTCGGGCGATGCTAAAGTAAAAATCTTTCTCAATCAAAGACTATTGACACCAGATTGGGATGGGTGTACTGGCGGTGTATgtgaatttaataaatttattgagcaTTATAAGTCATACACGAGTGCCAATtgtacgaaatatttttgtggtgGTTCCGAGGCGTCTGGTACAGCAAAACTTGTGAATGGAGCGGGTGTACTTGCTGTAACTGTtactttgattttaatttatttacgttAA